AAGTTCTTTCATACACTTTAAAGAATGGATAGTAGATAATGACATCTAATACAATCAATGCCACACTTAATACTGGTGCCCAAATATCTCCACCTGATACTAAGTATGCCCCTATTGGTGCAGGGGTTGTCCAAGGTGCCATTAGGTAAACACGATGAATAAGATCAAAATCTAAAATTAGATAAGCAATAATCGCATTTGCCATTGGTGCAAAAATCAATGGAATAAAGAACATTGGGTTTACGACCATTGGAACGCCATAAACAATTGGCTCACCGATTGAGAAGAATGATGGAACTAAACCAATTTTACCAATAGAACGTAAATGTGCTGATTTACTAAATACTAATAAAAATGCCAGTGCGATTACCCCACCTGATGCACCATGTACCACATAGAAATCCCAGAAGCTATTTGTCACAATGTATGGTAATGGTTCGCCTGCTTGTAATGCACTTAAGTTTGCTGCCATATTTTGTAATAAGAACGGTGTCCATAATTGCATTAACACAAGTGAACCGTTAATGCCTAAGAACCAAAGTAAATGGGTTGCAAATACGAATAAACAAATCGCTCCTAATGAGTCACTCACTTTAATCAATGGCGCCATAAAGTCCATAATAAGCTGTGGAATAGTGCTTCCTGTTGATGCTTCAATGTATAATGCAAAAGGATAAAGTGTGACTAACACCGCTAAAATAGGGATCACGATATTCAATGATTCCGCTACCGCTGTTGGCACTTCTTTTGGCAATCTAATGCGAATATGTAAATATTCTAGTAAGCGAGTCAATTCAACCGTGTAAATAGCAATGAAAATTGCAGAGAATAACCCAATTCCACCAAAGAATTTAATATCCATATGCCCATTTTGTACAGGGGTTGCGACCAATAAAAATGCCATTACTGATAAAAATGCCGCTGGTAATGGCTCTCTTTTATAGGCTTTTGCTAAATTATAAGCAATACTTGCTGCTGTAAAAAGTGAAATAGCATTAAAAGACATTTGGAAGAATCGCCAACCGTAATCACTCGCCCAGTGAGCAAAAGACCACCACGCTTGCCCAAAACTATTTGTGGTATTTTCATCAAATGGTGGGATCAATAAAATCATTATAAAGCTACCCACAATTAAGAATGGGAGTACCACAATAAATCCGTCACGGATCGCTGAGATATGCGGTTGGTTCTCCATTCTTTTTGCTGTTGGAGCGACTTTGTCATTCATAAAAGCAATAAAACGTTCAGATAAAGTTGTCATAACTATTTCTCCCCTTCCTTAATTTTAAAACCTAAGATATACCAATCTGTTTGATAATTATCGATATGTAACACGCGACCATTTTGTGTAGTTTCAACGCTAAATTGTAATTCTGGATTTAACGCTTCCACTTCACCAAATAATGCAAGTGGTAATTCATTTTTACCTTCTTTCAAACCATCTAAGAAGAAATATAAATCCTCTCCTACTTTGGTATGGTAGTAAGTCACATCTTGCTCTGTATGGGTTAAATGACGGCTACATTTTGAACCATAAATTCCTTCACCATTTACTTTTAACCATTGACCTAAAGCTAACAAACGCTCTGCTTGTTCTTCTGGGATTGTACCGTCTGCTTTTGGTCCAATATTTAGTAATAAGTTACCGTTATCAGAAACTGTTTCAACCAACAGCGTAACGAGATCTTTTACCGAAATTAAATGGCTCTCATCTTCCACTTGGTTATACCCAAAAGATAAACCCATTCCACGACACATTTCCCATTTTTTATCTCGAGAAGCTGTACCATATTTATATTCTTTAGAAGTAAAATCACACCAAAGTTTATTCCAACGATCATCAACAACGCCCTCTGCAACAGTATTGTAATAATGTGCAAATAAGTGTGGGAGCATATGTTCGCCTGCTTTTGGCCAGCCAATATCATTCCAAAGTACATCAGGCTTATAGCGGTCAATCAATTCAATCAC
This DNA window, taken from Phocoenobacter uteri, encodes the following:
- a CDS encoding PTS sugar transporter subunit IIC — translated: MTTLSERFIAFMNDKVAPTAKRMENQPHISAIRDGFIVVLPFLIVGSFIMILLIPPFDENTTNSFGQAWWSFAHWASDYGWRFFQMSFNAISLFTAASIAYNLAKAYKREPLPAAFLSVMAFLLVATPVQNGHMDIKFFGGIGLFSAIFIAIYTVELTRLLEYLHIRIRLPKEVPTAVAESLNIVIPILAVLVTLYPFALYIEASTGSTIPQLIMDFMAPLIKVSDSLGAICLFVFATHLLWFLGINGSLVLMQLWTPFLLQNMAANLSALQAGEPLPYIVTNSFWDFYVVHGASGGVIALAFLLVFSKSAHLRSIGKIGLVPSFFSIGEPIVYGVPMVVNPMFFIPLIFAPMANAIIAYLILDFDLIHRVYLMAPWTTPAPIGAYLVSGGDIWAPVLSVALIVLDVIIYYPFFKVYERTCIEREKNIDADFLVKEKEIVEKAKATIQ
- a CDS encoding alpha-L-fucosidase; this encodes MTQKRYHADWSSIKTHEVPEWYEDAKFGIFIHWGIYSVPAFAPPTCQLGEIDVDEEWFCNNPYAEWYSNSINVKKGPTYEHHIKTYGEDFTYDQFIPQWKAEKWQPDQWAELFAQAGAKYVVLTTKHHDGFCLYPSKYTDFNCTQDGPKRDLMGELTEEVRNKGLRMGAYYSGIIDWQYASDPIFTESQNFSNACPTYEYADFAYKQVIELIDRYKPDVLWNDIGWPKAGEHMLPHLFAHYYNTVAEGVVDDRWNKLWCDFTSKEYKYGTASRDKKWEMCRGMGLSFGYNQVEDESHLISVKDLVTLLVETVSDNGNLLLNIGPKADGTIPEEQAERLLALGQWLKVNGEGIYGSKCSRHLTHTEQDVTYYHTKVGEDLYFFLDGLKEGKNELPLALFGEVEALNPELQFSVETTQNGRVLHIDNYQTDWYILGFKIKEGEK